A genomic window from Salvia splendens isolate huo1 chromosome 11, SspV2, whole genome shotgun sequence includes:
- the LOC121756265 gene encoding eukaryotic translation initiation factor 4E-1-like: MVEESEKSAASAIKEELDNSSETNKNHHGEESDAEEGEIIAADSDAAAPLPPPRHPLEHSWTFWFDNPSAKSKQAAWGTSIRPIYTFSTVEDFWSVYNNIHHPGKLAVGADLYCFKHNIEPKWEDPICANGGKWTVTYSRGKSDTCWLYALLAMIGEQFDYGDEICGAVVNVRARQEKISIWTKNATNEAAQLSIGRQWKDFLDYNETIGFIFHEDAATKDRGAKNKYTV; encoded by the exons ATGGTTGAAGAAAGCGAGAAATCAGCGGCTTCCGCCATCAAAGAGGAATTAGATAACTCTTCTGAGACGAACAAGAATCACCACGGCGAGGAATCGGATGCCGAGGAAGGGGAGATCATCGCCGCCGATTCGGACGCTGCCGcaccgctgccgccgccgaGACATCCCTTGGAGCACTCCTGGACTTTCTGGTTCGATAATCCTTCCGCAAAATCGAAACAGGCGGCGTGGGGAACCTCAATTCGCCCGATTTACACCTTCTCCACCGTCGAAGATTTCTGGAG TGTTTACAATAATATTCACCATCCGGGAAAGCTGGCAGTTGGAGCTGATTTGTACTGTTTCAAACATAATATTGAGCCAAAATGGGAAGATCCTATTTGTGCCAATGGGGGAAAGTGGACTGTGACTTACTCACGTGGTAAATCCGACACTTGTTGGCTTTACGCG TTGCTTGCAATGATCGGTGAACAATTTGATTATGGAGATGAAATTTGTGGGGCTGTTGTGAATGTTAGAGCAAGGCAAGAGAAAATTTCAATCTGGACAAAGAATGCTACCAATGAAGCTGCTCAG CTTAGTATTGGAAGACAGTGGAAGGATTTTCTTGATTATAATGAAACCATTGGTTTCATATTCCAT GAGGATGCTGCAACGAAGGACAGGGGAGCCAAGAACAAGTATACGGTGTAG